Proteins from one Pseudoliparis swirei isolate HS2019 ecotype Mariana Trench chromosome 22, NWPU_hadal_v1, whole genome shotgun sequence genomic window:
- the ube2s gene encoding ubiquitin-conjugating enzyme E2 S, whose product MNSNMENLPPHILRLVYKEVLALTADPPEGIKIYPSDDITELHTAIEGPEGTPFSGGVFRMRLVLRKDFPAVPPKGYFLTKIFHPNVGHKGEICVNVLKRDWKAELGLRHVLLTIKCLLIHPNPESALNEEAGRLLLEDYAAYESRARLLTEIHAMGGSSGEPRDPHDGPQPKKHAGDPMKRAGPSAGAVPAALGNGASGASTTSSNSSSTNVAGKKKADKKRALRRL is encoded by the exons ATG AACTCCAACATGGAGAATCTGCCGCCTCATATTCTTCGCTTGGTCTATAAAGAAGTTTTAGCTTTAACAGCAGACCCGCCTGAAGGTATCAAGATCTACCCCAGTGACGACATAACTGAGCTACACACAGCAATCGAAGGACCAG AGGGAACTCCGTTTTCTGGTGGCGTTTTCCGAATGCGTCTGGTCCTCAGGAAGGACTTCCCCGCGGTTCCCCCCAAGGGGTATTTCCTGACCAAGATTTTTCACCCTAATGTGGGTCACAAGGGAGAGATCTGTGTCAACGTGCTGAAGAGGGACTGGAAGGCAGAACTCGGCCTCAGACACGTCTTACTC acgaTCAAGTGTCTCCTCATCCATCCAAATCCAGAGTCCGCTCTGAACGAAGAGGCCGGGCGTTTGCTGTTGGAGGACTACGCGGCATATGAATCCCGTGCTCGTCTGCTCACAGAGATCCACGCCATGGGCGGCTCCTCTGGGGAACCTCGGGACCCTCACGACGGCCCGCAGCCGAAGAAGCACGCAGGTGACCCGATGAAGAGAGCGGGACCGAGTGCAGGAGCTGTGCCAGCAGCGCTGGGTAACGGGGCCAGCGGAGCAAGTACCACCAGCAGCAACAGTAGTAGCACGAATGTAGCAGGGAAGAAGAAAGCAGATAAAAAACGTGCATTGAGGCGACTTTAA
- the LOC130213394 gene encoding protein shisa-7 produces MTPTTNLLVLAVSLLSILTAPVTTVAETSPSPPPQQIDRSQRPFTAEPKAGPRSPLLLLTMQANIRPAALQGRTKTPEKLPETSEGVLEAPPRPLPQVMFPKNVTSSEALAPPLGAAQVAPIRPRMMDIWMDVCRGYYDVMGQFDTAFNCSKDTFVFCCGTCHYRFCCPDRTRQLEQQNCKNYYSPDWAKPQTDAMMLPDDLGPDPDFDPLKQQSHNTGFVIGGVIVFMVAVAVGIKVVFNKVQQEANQRDLNMPRALVDMLRHQSSPVQQDERNNSVALAVGDMQGTLGRPPKNLHAPGLPNKDNRLGNLQQNVIHSSGTSPKHTATIERTPRMNNAQLAAGGTLLSSKHNNTKSQPAFHHSLHNLAQLPPSYESATKTELNRYSSLKRLEKGLDEYSSGYCTTKRRPHTAQPALQSSQHHLHWGGDYTLSGRGTLPRHAVRPWIPPLPSGMPASPTPNPYPLDPPEPQYNPDYETLSKPPRKVKPTDQLLNMGDVPGNTGTLSRLSKNQQHQYYKAMAASNKNSNTQTLTRKTQERQDRQDRQDRQERQERQDRQERLLMSPDHLEDRMEDRMEAGGMGVVDPYAHTGGSVPTLPRQQKAQSQQNVCATPALDRHHMIKMNSHPTSGREQERSTAMTGQMSGGMGWAGEMPGQGVVMGTGTLGGHSARRMAFAAKRQTTIEQLNFIPGGGGEGSAGSGGGSQGIRTGSKNEVTV; encoded by the exons ATGACGCCCACCACCAATCTCCTAGTCCTCGCTGTCTCCCTGCTCTCCATCCTCACTGCCCCAGTCACCACTGTTGCGGAGACCTCTCCGTCCCCCCCTCCTCAACAAATAGACCGCTCACAGAGGCCTTTCACTGCGGAGCCCAAGGCTGGCCCCCGctcccctctcctgctcctcaccATGCAGGCCAACATCAGGCCAGCAGCTCTCCAAGGCAGGACCAAAACCCCCGAGAAACTCCCAGAAACCTCAGAGGGAGTTCTCGAGGCGCCTCCGAGACCCCTTCCACAGGTCATGTTCCCCAAGAATGTGACTTCATCAGAGGCCCTTGCACCTCCCTTAGGGGCCGCCCAGGTAGCGCCCATTCGCCCCCGTATGATGGACATATGGATGGATGTATGTCGGGGTTATTATGACGTCATGGGACAGTTTGACACCGCTTTCAACTGCTCCAAGGACACATTTGTCTTCTGCTGTGGAACCTGCCACTACCGCTTCTGCTGCCCAGACCGTACCCGGCAGCTGGAGCAGCAGAACTGTAAAAACTACTACTCTCCAGACTGGGCCAAGCCACAGACCGATGCCATGATGTTACCAGATGACTTGGGTCCTGACCCAGACTTCGATCCGCTGAAGCAGCAGAGCCACAACACGGGCTTCGTCATCGGAGGCGTGATTGTTTTCATGGTGGCTGTCGCAGTGGGCATCAAGGTGGTCTTCAACAAGGTGCAACAGGAAGCCAACCAAAGGGACCTGAATATGCCCAG AGCCTTGGTGGACATGTTGCGGCACCAGTCCAGCCCGGTCCAGCAGGATGAGAGAAACAACAGCGTGGCGTTGGCTGTAGGGGACATGCAGGGGACACTGGGGAGACCTCCGAAAAATCTCCACGCCCCAGGACTTCCTAACAAGGACAACAGAT TGGGCAATTTGCAACAAAATGTCATCCACTCATCAGGCACCAGCCCCAAACACACCGCGACTATCG AACGCACCCCTCGAATGAACAATGCTCAGCTGGCAGCTGGAGGCACCCTGCTTTCcagtaaacacaacaacaccaaATCCCAGCCGGCCTTCCACCACTCCCTGCACAACCTGGCTCAGCTGCCGCCTTCTTATGAGAGTGCCACCAAGACCGAGCTCAACAGATACTCCTCGCTCAAACGCCTCG AGAAAGGTCTTGATGAGTACTCATCTGGTTACTGCACCACCAAGAGACGGCCTCACACGGCCCAGCCGGCCCTCCAGTCCTCCCagcaccacctccactgggGTGGCGACTACACCCTCAGTGGTAGAGGAACCCTCCCCAGGCATGCAGTCCGTCCCTGGATCCCGCCGCTGCCTTCTGGCATGCCTGCCTCGCCAACCCCCAACCCGTATCCTCTGGATCCCCCGGAGCCCCAGTACAACCCTGATTACGAAACTCTCTCCAAGCCCCCGAGGAAAGTCAAACCCACCGACCAGCTGCTCAACATGGGTGACGTCCCTGGCAACACGGGGACACTGTCCAGGTTGTCCAAGAACCAGCAACACCAGTACTACAAAGCCATGGCTGCCTCCAATAAGAACTCCAACACGCAGACACTCACCAGGAAGACCCAGGAGAG GCAAGACAGGCAGGACCggcaggacagacaggagaggcagGAGAGGCAGGACAGGCAGGAGCGGCTGCTCATGTCCCCGGACCATTTGGAGGACAGGATGGAGGACAGGATGGAGGCCGGCGGGATGGGGGTCGTCGATCCATACGCCCACACAGGAGGGAGTGTGCCCACGCTGCCTCGCCAGCAGAAGGCCCAGTCACAGCAGAACGTCTGCGCCACGCCCGCCCTCGACCGACACCACATGATCAAGATGAACTCTCACCCCACGTCCGGacgagagcaggagaggagcacGGCCATGACGGGCCAGATGAGCGGGGGCATGGGCTGGGCGGGGGAGATGCCCGGGCAGGGGGTAGTCATGGGAACGGGAACACTAGGGGGCCACAGCGCCAGGAGGATGGCTTTTGCAGCGAAGCGGCAGACCACCATTGAGCAGCTAAATTTCATACCGGGAGGGGGCGGTGAGGGGTcggcaggaagtggaggagggagtcaGGGCATCAGGACGGGGAGTAAAAATGAGGTGACGGTGTGA
- the si:dkeyp-69b9.6 gene encoding zinc finger protein 865 isoform X1, with translation MFQFGKYNLDIIEMLSGHQAHQFKGLGLDRQLQHQQQVQLHQHQLQQQQQQQAESSGALLSGLGLGPLQGSRGNAFSDSASIFAKMSAPPPPPLQQQPSSSQSSRSKSSKMSSSSSSHSSGYPQFLRSFHPSEAALAQEQLHPGVGRFEHFAGGSSSVSPGALGGLVTPAPPPPPLHPGLSVPQASSGPSSSSPSTSTSVATSNNPSSSSAVSSLGHQLVGAQSDARSLHQQFSCMLAANQYFLSGVPSNASLEQFLVQQGTHNHLGLGLSQAGGEPSSSLAPPPALHSSHSHGHSTSQSHQGPQQLAHQQQPPPHTLSHPHSHSHPHHPLHPGSHSSSLGGFDFQGIPVLSSNQLASLMQQEAGLPLPLPLHLSLSKDDGKGESSGGGSNGSGSRRKKAMAGYLPQRKSESSSNSSSGHGHGSHSGNPTTSSNGGGHSHGQPPALIGSGVGMSNMGGDPSSLLASSSSSSSIVSSSSSAPSSTAASVLVTNDSHLSKSDNQGSMQPNNTESDSEPLYSCGECGKSFPHLSSLRRHLRMHEPTTAGTSNSSSTGLNPIHIKAQADPSLPHSTQETPQPPTNPCPSPDKIFNCPDCGKSFKKKGHLLQHAVIHSTARPYGCSTCSRAFNRRESLTRHEKIHEEKPFRCPACGRSFRESTSLLNHAASGTCGKPGRGPKQRGGKTGPDSEDRIGGGGTYLSNKGVIYGKTEEEDGVIIVGEREPKSGLGCDGLFQSGRGGNSNERDRTDAKYPTDYSRNRYTGYHDDHRSQGNPSPCYSGASPCGSGMAGPALRKAPLAPTLHPHSQSHNQHHHPQQQPHLPLSSLLDDSEDDVTSSVNNAISAITAASNSGNRGDDRGDIIGGLLGGLGLGPLGSPSSTSGIDKNFRGGGSQETMSNNPHNPTAKPKRPRKPRAKKDPATGGQPPKRKQYTPRMGPSGLPRTHLCSVCGKGFARRETLRRHDRIHTGEKPHHCSVCGKYFREAFHLSKHQTVHSGAKNYKCSICGKEFGYSQSLRRHSKLHQKGELEEVPTTPAADNLNSFNPNPQCSVAQDRSQNQAPSTSSYYSYPQDVKPQEPNPQSQPPPPSHPQAPPPPRLYTCAICWKSFRHHFHLTAHHQTVHEGGGEKLFCCEVCGKAFAYSNSLTRHRQSQHGMTRTDPANAQEGSSGSGDNRGGSDVNQSTSESEAATNALLQMAPSTEVHGGPSLSVVTHSHQQPPPHPPPVYAPLFYDAAAQSSASNAPSYSQPLPPNSTVMAPQHPHSPAGVKGEHIYPAGSRSRTLHTTAPFQPLTELLSTEHHHLHHHHHISHHHLHHQSGTQSHQHLDCSIQLSHDDMRRQKKKKKKSDRRDWRENKWDSQNVVRLDGSKKKRKISCTIRRQLNKKQGSLRLTIRRGEGSDSAGYKLVNTGGVKVQILSLKVPGKRFGCPICPNSVFSRKAGLLVHMAVKHPQKASTSQERLKCSVCGKQSQRALSAFIHRASHRARGTFSCRRCSTRFWNATLLYRHKVSCRRRAKGLQRGDANRLKLSKRPGERQTREGPEETPYLQGTYRY, from the coding sequence ATGTTCCAATTTGGAAAATACAATCTGGACATTATAGAGATGTTAAGTGGGCATCAGGCCCACCAATTTAAAGGCCTTGGTTTAGATCGACAACTTCAGCATCAGCAGCAAGTGCAACTCCACCAGCATcaactccagcagcagcagcagcagcaggctgagTCTTCTGGAGCTCTTCTGTCTGGACTTGGCTTGGGCCCCCTGCAGGGGTCAAGAGGTAACGCCTTTTCTGATTCTGCCTCCATTTTTGCCAAGATgagtgcccctcctcccccacctttACAACAACAGCCTTCCTCATCTCAGAGCTCTCGGTCAAAGTCAAGCaagatgagcagcagcagctcaagcCATTCATCAGGCTACCCACAGTTCTTGCGCTCTTTCCACCCGTCTGAGGCAGCACTAGCACAGGAGCAGTTACACCCAGGTGTAGGGCGCTTTGAGCACTTTGCTGGGGGAAGTAGTAGTGTGAGTCCTGGGGCATTAGGAGGATTAGTAACACCagcacctccaccccctcctctgcATCCCGGCCTTTCTGTTCCCCAAGCATCAtctggtccctcctcttcctctccttccactTCAACATCTGTGGCCACCTCTAACAACCCTTCTAGCAGCAGTGCAGTCAGCTCACTGGGACACCAGTTGGTTGGGGCCCAGTCTGATGCACGAAGCCTTCACCAACAATTTAGTTGCATGTTAGCTGCTAATCAGTATTTCCTTTCTGGGGTGCCTTCTAATGCTAGtttagagcagtttcttgttcAACAGGGAACCCATAACCACTTAGGGCTTGGTTTAAGTCAGGCAGGTGGGGAGCCCAGTTCTAGTCTTGCGCCGCCTCCTGCTTTGCATTCTTCTCACTCACATGGCCACTCCACCTCCCAGTCCCACCAGGGTCCACAGCAGCTGGCCCACCAACAACAGCCTCCACCTCACACCCTTTCTCATCCTCACTCTCATtcccatcctcaccacccacTCCACCCAGGCTCCCATTCCTCATCACTGGGTGGCTTTGATTTCCAGGGCATTCCTGTACTCTCGTCAAATCAGTTAGCATCTCTGATGCAGCAGGAGGCAGGTTTGCCTCTCCCCTTGCCACTCCATTTATCCTTATCGAAAGATGATGGTAAAGGGGAAAGTAGTGGAGGTGGAAGTAATGGTAGTGGCAGTAGGAGGAAGAAAGCTATGGCTGGCTATTTGCCACAGAGAAAATCTGAAAGCAGTAGTAATAGCAGCAGTGGCCATGGCCACGGCAGCCACAGTGGTAATCCCACTACTAGTAGTAACGGTGGAGGGCATAGTCATGGTCAGCCCCCAGCTTTAATTGGGAGTGGGGTTGGTATGTCAAATATGGGTGGAGACCCATCATCCCTGCTTgcgtcatcatcttcatcctcatcaatagtttcctcctcctcctctgctccctctTCCACTGCTGCCTCAGTACTGGTTACTAATGATTCTCACCTTTCTAAATCTGATAACCAGGGCTCAATGCAACCCAACAACACAGAGTCTGATTCAGAGCCCCTTTATAGCTGTGGAGAGTGTGGCAAAAGCTTCCCTCACCTTTCAAGCCTTCGCAGGCATTTGCGCATGCATGAGCCAACCACTGCCGGTACTAGCAATTCTTCCTCTACTGGCCTAAACCCCATTCACATTAAAGCACAGGCTGACCCGAGCCTTCCTCATTCGACCCAAGAAACTCCCCAGCCCCCAACCAATCCGTGTCCTAGCCCAGACAAAATATTTAATTGCCCTGATTGTGGCAAAAGCTTTAAGAAAAAAGGGCACCTCCTACAACATGCTGTTATACACTCTACAGCCCGCCCATAtggctgctccacctgctctcgGGCGTTTAATCGTAGAGAGTCACTGACACGCCATGAGAAGATACATGAGGAAAAGCCATTCCGATGTCCCGCTTGTGGTCGTTCCTTCCGCGAGAGCACCTCTCTACTCAACCATGCTGCCTCAGGCACCTGCGGCAAGCCAGGTAGGGGACCCAAGCAAAGGGGCGGCAAGACAGGACCTGATAGTGAGGACAGAATCGGGGGAGGGGGAACTTATCTGAGCAATAAAGGGGTTATTTATGGGAAAACTGAGGAAGAAGATGGTGTAATCATTGTGGGGGAAAGAGAACCAAAGTCGGGCTTAGGTTGTGATGGTCTGTTTCAGTCTGGAAGGGGAGGGAATTCAAATGAGAGGGACAGAACAGATGCTAAATACCCCACTGACTACTCTCGGAATCGTTACACAGGCTACCATGATGACCATCGTTCTCAAGGTAACCCATCTCCATGCTACTCTGGTGCCTCTCCCTGTGGAAGTGGGATGGCGGGCCCAGCTCTGAGAAAGGCACCCCTGGCTCCAACACTGCATCCACACTCACAGAGCCACAACCAGCACCACCATCCGCAGCAACAGCCCCACCTGCCCCTTTCTTCTCTACTGGATGACTCAGAGGATGATGTCACTAGCTCTGTCAATAATGCAATCTCTGCTATAACAGCAGCTAGTAACAGTGGAAATAGAGGGGATGATAGGGGAGACATCATAGGAGGTCTACTAGGTGGTCTTGGTTTAGGTCCTCTGGGCTCACCTTCATCAACATCTGGTATAGATAAGAATTTCAGAGGTGGTGGGAGCCAGGAGACTATGAGCAACAACCCACATAATCCGACTGCCAAACCCAAACGTCCCCGCAAACCCAGAGCTAAGAAAGATCCTGCCACTGGTGGACAGCCCCCCAAACGTAAGCAATACACCCCTAGAATGGGGCCCAGTGGCCTGCCACGCACTCACCTCTGCAGTGTATGTGGGAAGGGATTTGCTCGTCGTGAGACCCTACGCAGACACGACCGCATCCATACTGGAGAGAAGCCCCATCACTGCAGTGTTTGTGGAAAGTATTTTAGGGAGGCCTTTCACCTCAGCAAACATCAAACGGTGCACTCGGGGGCCAAGAATTACAAATGCAGCATCTGTGGGAAAGAGTTTGGTTACTCCCAGAGCCTCAGGAGGCACAGTAAACTGCACCAGAAAGGGGAGCTTGAAGAGGTGCCCACAACCCCAGCTGCGGataacctcaacagcttcaacCCTAACCCTCAATGTAGCGTGGCCCAAGACAGGAGCCAGAACCAAGCACCAAGCACCTCCTCCTATTACTCTTACCCTCAAGACGTCAAGCCTCAAGAACCCAACCCCCAGTCGCAGCCTCCACCCCCATCCCACCCACAGGCGCCACCTCCGCCTCGACTCTACACCTGTGCTATATGTTGGAAGTCCTTCCGCCACCATTTCCATCTGACCGCCCATCACCAGACGGTTCATGAAGGTGGGGGTGAAAAGCTCTTTTGCTGTGAGGTATGTGGGAAAGCATTCGCTTACTCCAACAGCCTCACTCGACATAGGCAATCGCAGCATGGGATGACCCGTACGGATCCGGCTAATGCGCAAGAAGGCAGCAGTGGGTCTGGAGACAACAGAGGTGGGAGTGATGTCAATCAGTCAACATCAGAGAGTGAGGCTGCCACCAATGCCCTGCTGCAGATGGCTCCATCCACAGAAGTCCATGGAGGGCCGAGTCTTAGCGTCGTCACTCATAGCCACCAACAGCCACCCCCGCATCCACCACCTGTTTACGCTCCTCTCTTTTATGACGCTGCCGCCCAATCTTCGGCCTCTAATGCTCCCTCTTACTCGCAGCCTCTGCCTCCAAACTCTACAGTCATGGCCCCCCAGCACCCGCATTCCCCAGCCGGGGTGAAAGGAGAGCACATATATCCAGCCGGATCCCGTAGCCGTACTCTCCACACCACAGCCCCGTTCCAGCCCCTCACGGAACTGCTCTCCACTGAACATCATCatctgcatcatcatcatcatatctcccaccatcatcttcatcatcagtcAGGTACCCAGTCCCACCAACACCTTGACTGCAGCATCCAGTTGTCTCACGATGACATGAGacgacagaagaagaaaaaaaaaaagtccgaCAGGAGAGATTGGAGGGAAAATAAATGGGATTCCCAAAATGTAGTCAGATTGGATGGAagcaaaaagaagagaaagataaGTTGTACAATAAGAAGGCAGTTGAATAAAAAACAAGGCTCTCTTCGCTTGACAATTAGGCGAGGAGAAGGATCAGATAGTGCCGGGTATAAGCTTGTCAACACGGGGGGAGTGAAGGTGCAGATCCTCTCGCTCAAAGTCCCTGGGAAACGTTTTGGCTGTCCTATATGCCCCAATTCTGTGTTTTCCCGTAAAGCGGGACTGCTCGTCCACATGGCCGTTAAACACCCACAGAAAGCCTCCACCTCTCAAGAGCGACTCAAGTGCAGTGTATGTGGGAAGCAGTCTCAGAGGGCCTTGTCAGCCTTCATCCATCGGGCCTCCCATCGTGCCAGAGGGACTTTCTCCTGCCGACGCTGCTCCACTCGCTTCTGGAATGCTACTTTGCTCTACAGGCACAAGGTGTCCTGCCGCCGCAGGGCTAAAGGACTGCAGCGAGGAGATGCTAACAGGCTGAAGCTTTcaaagagaccaggagagaggcAGACCCGAGAGGGTCCGGAGGAGACGCCGTACCTACAGGGAACGTATAGATACTGA
- the si:dkeyp-69b9.6 gene encoding zinc finger protein 865 isoform X2, whose product MFQFGKYNLDIIEMLSGHQAHQFKGLGLDRQLQHQQQVQLHQHQLQQQQQQQAESSGALLSGLGLGPLQGSRGYHDDHRSQGNPSPCYSGASPCGSGMAGPALRKAPLAPTLHPHSQSHNQHHHPQQQPHLPLSSLLDDSEDDVTSSVNNAISAITAASNSGNRGDDRGDIIGGLLGGLGLGPLGSPSSTSGIDKNFRGGGSQETMSNNPHNPTAKPKRPRKPRAKKDPATGGQPPKRKQYTPRMGPSGLPRTHLCSVCGKGFARRETLRRHDRIHTGEKPHHCSVCGKYFREAFHLSKHQTVHSGAKNYKCSICGKEFGYSQSLRRHSKLHQKGELEEVPTTPAADNLNSFNPNPQCSVAQDRSQNQAPSTSSYYSYPQDVKPQEPNPQSQPPPPSHPQAPPPPRLYTCAICWKSFRHHFHLTAHHQTVHEGGGEKLFCCEVCGKAFAYSNSLTRHRQSQHGMTRTDPANAQEGSSGSGDNRGGSDVNQSTSESEAATNALLQMAPSTEVHGGPSLSVVTHSHQQPPPHPPPVYAPLFYDAAAQSSASNAPSYSQPLPPNSTVMAPQHPHSPAGVKGEHIYPAGSRSRTLHTTAPFQPLTELLSTEHHHLHHHHHISHHHLHHQSGTQSHQHLDCSIQLSHDDMRRQKKKKKKSDRRDWRENKWDSQNVVRLDGSKKKRKISCTIRRQLNKKQGSLRLTIRRGEGSDSAGYKLVNTGGVKVQILSLKVPGKRFGCPICPNSVFSRKAGLLVHMAVKHPQKASTSQERLKCSVCGKQSQRALSAFIHRASHRARGTFSCRRCSTRFWNATLLYRHKVSCRRRAKGLQRGDANRLKLSKRPGERQTREGPEETPYLQGTYRY is encoded by the exons ATGTTCCAATTTGGAAAATACAATCTGGACATTATAGAGATGTTAAGTGGGCATCAGGCCCACCAATTTAAAGGCCTTGGTTTAGATCGACAACTTCAGCATCAGCAGCAAGTGCAACTCCACCAGCATcaactccagcagcagcagcagcagcaggctgagTCTTCTGGAGCTCTTCTGTCTGGACTTGGCTTGGGCCCCCTGCAGGGGTCAAGAG GCTACCATGATGACCATCGTTCTCAAGGTAACCCATCTCCATGCTACTCTGGTGCCTCTCCCTGTGGAAGTGGGATGGCGGGCCCAGCTCTGAGAAAGGCACCCCTGGCTCCAACACTGCATCCACACTCACAGAGCCACAACCAGCACCACCATCCGCAGCAACAGCCCCACCTGCCCCTTTCTTCTCTACTGGATGACTCAGAGGATGATGTCACTAGCTCTGTCAATAATGCAATCTCTGCTATAACAGCAGCTAGTAACAGTGGAAATAGAGGGGATGATAGGGGAGACATCATAGGAGGTCTACTAGGTGGTCTTGGTTTAGGTCCTCTGGGCTCACCTTCATCAACATCTGGTATAGATAAGAATTTCAGAGGTGGTGGGAGCCAGGAGACTATGAGCAACAACCCACATAATCCGACTGCCAAACCCAAACGTCCCCGCAAACCCAGAGCTAAGAAAGATCCTGCCACTGGTGGACAGCCCCCCAAACGTAAGCAATACACCCCTAGAATGGGGCCCAGTGGCCTGCCACGCACTCACCTCTGCAGTGTATGTGGGAAGGGATTTGCTCGTCGTGAGACCCTACGCAGACACGACCGCATCCATACTGGAGAGAAGCCCCATCACTGCAGTGTTTGTGGAAAGTATTTTAGGGAGGCCTTTCACCTCAGCAAACATCAAACGGTGCACTCGGGGGCCAAGAATTACAAATGCAGCATCTGTGGGAAAGAGTTTGGTTACTCCCAGAGCCTCAGGAGGCACAGTAAACTGCACCAGAAAGGGGAGCTTGAAGAGGTGCCCACAACCCCAGCTGCGGataacctcaacagcttcaacCCTAACCCTCAATGTAGCGTGGCCCAAGACAGGAGCCAGAACCAAGCACCAAGCACCTCCTCCTATTACTCTTACCCTCAAGACGTCAAGCCTCAAGAACCCAACCCCCAGTCGCAGCCTCCACCCCCATCCCACCCACAGGCGCCACCTCCGCCTCGACTCTACACCTGTGCTATATGTTGGAAGTCCTTCCGCCACCATTTCCATCTGACCGCCCATCACCAGACGGTTCATGAAGGTGGGGGTGAAAAGCTCTTTTGCTGTGAGGTATGTGGGAAAGCATTCGCTTACTCCAACAGCCTCACTCGACATAGGCAATCGCAGCATGGGATGACCCGTACGGATCCGGCTAATGCGCAAGAAGGCAGCAGTGGGTCTGGAGACAACAGAGGTGGGAGTGATGTCAATCAGTCAACATCAGAGAGTGAGGCTGCCACCAATGCCCTGCTGCAGATGGCTCCATCCACAGAAGTCCATGGAGGGCCGAGTCTTAGCGTCGTCACTCATAGCCACCAACAGCCACCCCCGCATCCACCACCTGTTTACGCTCCTCTCTTTTATGACGCTGCCGCCCAATCTTCGGCCTCTAATGCTCCCTCTTACTCGCAGCCTCTGCCTCCAAACTCTACAGTCATGGCCCCCCAGCACCCGCATTCCCCAGCCGGGGTGAAAGGAGAGCACATATATCCAGCCGGATCCCGTAGCCGTACTCTCCACACCACAGCCCCGTTCCAGCCCCTCACGGAACTGCTCTCCACTGAACATCATCatctgcatcatcatcatcatatctcccaccatcatcttcatcatcagtcAGGTACCCAGTCCCACCAACACCTTGACTGCAGCATCCAGTTGTCTCACGATGACATGAGacgacagaagaagaaaaaaaaaaagtccgaCAGGAGAGATTGGAGGGAAAATAAATGGGATTCCCAAAATGTAGTCAGATTGGATGGAagcaaaaagaagagaaagataaGTTGTACAATAAGAAGGCAGTTGAATAAAAAACAAGGCTCTCTTCGCTTGACAATTAGGCGAGGAGAAGGATCAGATAGTGCCGGGTATAAGCTTGTCAACACGGGGGGAGTGAAGGTGCAGATCCTCTCGCTCAAAGTCCCTGGGAAACGTTTTGGCTGTCCTATATGCCCCAATTCTGTGTTTTCCCGTAAAGCGGGACTGCTCGTCCACATGGCCGTTAAACACCCACAGAAAGCCTCCACCTCTCAAGAGCGACTCAAGTGCAGTGTATGTGGGAAGCAGTCTCAGAGGGCCTTGTCAGCCTTCATCCATCGGGCCTCCCATCGTGCCAGAGGGACTTTCTCCTGCCGACGCTGCTCCACTCGCTTCTGGAATGCTACTTTGCTCTACAGGCACAAGGTGTCCTGCCGCCGCAGGGCTAAAGGACTGCAGCGAGGAGATGCTAACAGGCTGAAGCTTTcaaagagaccaggagagaggcAGACCCGAGAGGGTCCGGAGGAGACGCCGTACCTACAGGGAACGTATAGATACTGA